A stretch of DNA from Pseudorca crassidens isolate mPseCra1 chromosome X, mPseCra1.hap1, whole genome shotgun sequence:
caagtgtaggATGTCATTAGATTTTCAGCAATGACAGTGAATCAAAGGCTTTAAGTCTGAGAAACTGATAGGTAGGCTGAAATTCTACATATAACCAAACAGGCAAATATAAGAGTTGAATAAAGATATCTTCAGACATACAAAAAATTTTGCCTCCTACGCCCTCAATTTCTCAGAAAGCTAGTGGATGGAGTCTTGTATTTcacaaaaaggagaagtaaaccaagaaagaaggggaaaacagATCCAGGAAAGGGAAGGTTCaacacaggaggttaaaggaatcCCCAAGAGTTACCCCACAGAGATTTCCTCTGGAAACAGGAAACCCCAGGGCAACAGCTGTACAGCCAACATAGGGGGCAGCCAGTACAAACTGGAACAGGAACACAGAGGACTGCAGGAGGGACATCTCTAATAAAAATGAACCTACTGTCCCATATGTTTGAATATGTTGGGAATGAATCAGTGATAgatacatagaaaaaaagaaactaattttttaaactatttttaactccaaagaaaattaaaagatacaTAAGTAAATATAATCATGGCATATGACATAGCTCAGCtgtgaataatatttataatcaCAATGTAGACTCTATTGATCAAATCTAAAATTATGACAAAACTATACTGGGAGAATTAAGAAGGGGACATACATATGGAACAAAGGCTATAAGAGAGCTAAATCTTCCCATGTATGAAATCAAGAAGTTAACAGTTTAAGCATGTTACTTAGAAACATGGACGTAGATATCTGATCCCTTCCTCAAGATTCTGTTCTCACCCTAACAAAATATGAcaggaaaaaaatcccagtttcaatggatatttttattatttatttaatagatcaCCAACTTCATCTCCCTCCTTACCAACAACtggaatttcattttgtttccatgCTAAGTGGTGAAACTATGACAAAGCTAATCAGAATAAGCTACTTCATAAAGAGAACTAAGCTAACACAGCTCACTTTCTTTTAACAGGCATAATACAAATATATGCACTCTAGAATGGACAACGGTTTAGTCTCTAAGAAATTCAAATGGGATCTTGAAGAATGTAGGCAAAGCCAGGGTGCAGTAAAGGTGAGCTGAGATGCCATACAACTGTTTAAGGGTTCCTGGCGCTACATCTCTTGGCCACTAGCTGAATCTTGACATAGAGGAAGATACTAGCTAATGCCAAGTGGAGATGCAGAAAGCACTAAGTTGACTTAGGGGCTATGCACAGGAACCAAAAGGCAGGAAAGTACTAAACACTGCTGAGCGCCTCCACCCCAGGAAGGACTTTACCTGTTTTtgagagaacacacacacacacagtcagcaTTACTATAGGATCCACTAAGCCAGATCTGTCCCCTTCTATCCGCCCAATAACATATCAACTCTTCTCTAGGGTATATGGCCTGGAGCTAGGTAACTTTTACATTTTGGGTCCCAGGTCTACTAGAGCATAACCTCTTTGAGAATAAGTCTTCCCATGTAGCCCTCCCCACCTCAAATGGAAGCCAGGAGCTTTATTTGAAACTCCTCCATTTGTACTGCCCAGCTAATGACTGCTAATGACACTATCTACCGTCTCCACTCCATTCTATTCACCTCTCACTGCATAAACCCCATCCTTCCCCcaaataagtcagaaaaacattaaagaaccTCACCTTCCAGGAGCTCTAAACTGGCACCACCTCCAGTGCTTACATGGCTGACTTTATCCTCTGTGTTCCATTTGGCACAGCAAGTAGCAGTGTCTCCACCACCTGTTGAATGAAAGCCAAGtaaaaaggggaaaggagagaaaagaaaaaagattggcACCAAAATTATAAGGCAATGTGCTCTCGAGCCCAAAAGGTAGCCGATAACCCCCCAAGTCCATCTCATTTAGAGGTTCCTCCATGAATTATATACCCATTTAGCTCTCAAGATTCACCTGGCACCAAGGAACCTAGGAAAAGTTAACCATTTCCCCTCTACTTTCCTCTGATCAGAATTCTGCCAGCTCACATTGGCAATAGCTTTGTACAGGACCCCTTACCTATGATGGTGATGCAGCCCCTGGAAGTGGCTTTCACCACCTCATCCATGAGGGCTTTGGTTCCTCGGGCAAAAGCTTCCCATTCAAATACACCCACAGGTCCATTCCACACAATCTGCTTAGCCCGAGCAACAGCCTCAGCATACTTCTTGCTGCTCTCAGGACCACAGTCCAAGCCCTAAGGGGCAGAGTTAAAAGAGAGGATGAGCTACCAATAAAAGCTACTTAGAGGAGCAAATACCATACCTCCACTAAGACCAGAACTCAAGGCTGAACACCAGAGTGTCTTCTAGAACCAAAAGATACCcctcattctttaaaattataaacctgTTCATATCCTTTATGGAAGATCAAGTCTAAGGGAAAACCTCAAAAGTTATTTGATAAAAACATTCTTAGCCACACTATTTTATGATTGTGTGTAACTAGATAGGTGGTTTTCAACTAGGGTCAATTCCATCCCTCCCTAGGGAACATATGGCAATGTCtcaagacatttttgattgtcatgatTTGGAGATGGTAGGAGGTTGCTTCTGGCATCTAGTGGCCAAAGATGCCTTAAACATCCTATAAGGCAACAACAGCCCTCCACAACTAAAACTACCCAAGATGTCAATAGTGCCGAGGCTGAAAAACACTaaactagatcagtggttctcaaatcttgttgtgcatcagaatcaccaggatGGCTTGTTCGAGCACAAATTTCTGGGCCTtacccccagagtttctgcttCAGCAGgtcggggggcagggggcaggaatctgcattttttaatGAGTTTCAAAATGACGCTGATGCTgctgttctctttttaatttatttttggctgctttggttcttcgttgctgcacgcaggctttctctagttgccaccagtgggggctacttttcgttgtggtgtgcaggcttttctcattgcagtggcttctcttgttgtggagcacgggctgtaggctggtgggctcagtagttgtagctcccaggctctagaacgcaggctcagtagttgtggtgcacagggttagttgctccacagcatgtggaatcttcccggaccagggatcgaacccatgtcccctacactggcaggcggattcttaaccactgtgccagcaggcaAGTCCGATGCTGCTGTTCTTGAgactacactttgagaaacactgaactaAATAAAACCCACATGCCTATCAAAAGGAaagtgatgggacttccctggtggtccagtggtaaagaatccgccttacaatacaggggatgcgggttcaatccctggtcagggaactaagatccacatgccacggggcaactaagcccatgtgccacaactactgagctcgcacgcctcaactacagcctgcatgccgcaaactacagagaccacatgctctggaacccacgtgccacaactacagaacccacgtgtcacaactacagagcccacacgccctggagcccaagcaccacaactagagagaagcccacgcgccgcaacgaaagatgccacatgctgcaactaagacccgatgcagccaaaaataaatttaaaaaataaatcttaaaagaaaaaagaaatatgaaagcttaaataattctaaaaaaaaaggaaagcgaTAAGCAAACTAGTATGTCACCATTAACAATTCTGTACAGCTATTAGAATGATAGAATATGGAGAACATTACAATCAGCTAAATAAGTCTTTAATACACACATAAATTTTTCCCTGCTTGCAATAATTATACTTGTACTATCTTAATGTTTTCATATAAGAAAAATTTCTTATACAGGTTTCTAGGCAGCAACATAATCCAGAACAGCCCAAACCATGAAAGTACATAGCATCATCCCCAGCACACAGTCAAGTacttaataaacattaaatagatgaagaaagaaaaaacagttttGCCCCCACATTACTAATGAAAAGTCTTAGCAGCAATCTGATACCACTGCTTTTCCCCATCGATTTTCCCTGAAGGAGAGTCTCACTCAACATTTGTAGCCCTTCTTTTAAAATTCCCAttggttggttgaatgaatgatacCAAAATGTATTTGTTCACTCATACTACCAACCACCCAAGTGACTCACCATCCAGCCAGCAGGTATGCCAGAGGCCACAGTGGCTTGGCCAGTCTTGGCATTCTCATCAAACTTATCAGCAGTGACAAAGTCAACAGGCAAGGTAATCTTTACGCCATTCTTCTCAGCTTTGGATATCAGGTCTTTGACGATCTTGGATCCCTCTTCGTCAAAGAGAGAAGTGCCAATCTACACAGGAAAGTCAAGATGATGAAGATCAGCCTCTATACTAAGAATGTGATTACCTCACAAAGCAGACAGGAACAAAATACAACACAATACAAAGGAATAATTCAAAGACGAAAGAAAAACaacttgcaaaataaataaaaatgggagtTTGTAGGGCTCATGTCAGAagctaatttcctttttaaatttacataactGGCTATTTCTCATGGAGAGCTATTTCACATCCACTTGGCATTGGTTTCCTACCTCCATGTTGTTGAGCACCTTAAGGAAGGTAAAGGCCATTCCACCACCAATAATCATTTCATTGACTTTGTCTAGCATATTACTGATCAGCTGGATCTTGTCTGCAACTTTAGCTCTGGAAGGGAAGGCAAGAATCATCACCCAAAGAACAATGGACTAAGGAACTGATATTACATAAAGCCTGAGTTTTGATATTAAGAGACAGGAACAGAGAAATGTCCCACAGAGTGACAAAAGTATTGGCTAACTTTGCCCTACGTTTCTCCAACCAGAAAAGCCAATCCATTACTAATAAATCCTTTTAAGGTGTAGCTCTTGGCGAAGAAGGGCTTAGAAGACTTACAATCATCTAAAGAAATCACAAGTTACAAATAGATCTATTTTGCCCCTTCTCTCCCCCCAAAAATCAAAGGGTCAAGATTGCTAATTGTACCTGAGAAAGATTGCTAATTGTGGAATCCCTGAGCTCCCTGACAACTGTCCTAATCCTAGAGCAGGAACCAGATTATATACGAAATGAATATATACTGAGCAAAAATAGATATTCACACTCTTAGGTCCATGCTCAGCTGCTGGAACATTTGCTTTATGGCATTCGTTATTCTATTGGACCATTTGATTCAACACACtgattgagcacttactctgtgacAAGGTTCTAGGTCTCTGAGAAACATCACTGGGCAAAAGAGAAGATCCCTACCCCtttggagcttatattctagtagaGGGAAATAAGATAATAAACACAGATGTACCTTTCACCTccgagagaaaaaaaatatctaaacaaaagaaaaacattcactTGAAGCACAACCTTTAAAATCCTTCACATAAGTAATAGCTTGCCTTCCACAGATATTCTTATATATCTAAATCCCACCTAAATGAACCAATCACCTTGGGCCTATCTACCTCTTCATTCAATAAACAAGATGATACCTACTCTGTGAGAGGCCCTATGCTAGGATTTGTGAAATGGAGGTTCAAAACAATAGCGATGTGGGAGAATGGATGGAAAGAGACTATAGATATCTCACTTGTAAAGACTGGTCACCACCAAGGGTAAGAATGGATTAACTGTTTTatacagaaacagacacacacagaaagagagagagagacagagaaagagggagaaacgAGACTCAATGTCTTCTAAAGAATGTGGGATGTTCTACAGATCAAATGCCCTGCTTCTTCAACAAATCAatggaatgaaaataataatgaagagGGAACtattatagaataaaatataccTAACAAGCAAATTCAATGCATGGACTTCATCTGGATCCTTATTCAAACAAACTGACTGTAAAAAGGCATTTCTGAAATGACGGAGAATTTCTGAATACAGACTGGGTATTAGATGATAgtaataaaattgttaaattttgttAGGTATAACACACGTggttatttaaaagaaatctcaTCAGTTATGAGATGCATACAGAAGTATGagaaatgaaattatatgatGCCTAAGGCTTGCTTTCAAATACTCCTGACAAAAAAAAGGATTAGAGGACAGATGAAACAGGATTGGCAAAAATGCCAATAATTATTAGAGCAGGGTGAGAGGTACCTGGGGGTTTATTAtactattctttcaacttctGTAATGTTTGAGCGTTTCCATAATAATGGGGTTTTTTCTGCACCGTGCGGcttgtgggttcttagttccccaaccagggattgaaccagggccctcggcagtgaaagcactgagtcctaaccactggaccaccagagaattcccaacacaacgttttttaataaaatgtaaaatcttCCCCTAAATTGTTAATGTTCTAAGGAGACTACATTGCAAGAAAGGTGGCAAAAAAAAACCTCCACGTCAACTTCCCCAAAATAGCTATTTTAGGCAGAGTCCAAAACCTAATCATAACCCCTAGGTGGCACTCACTTCCATATTCCAGATCTACGGAAGGTTGGAGAACAAAGCCCAACTCCTAATCTCCAGAGAAGCAAAGATCAGAGTCTGACCTTTATAAACCAGTGCACAAGAGGGGCAATGATTCCAGGACACAGATAACAACCTATACCCACCTTAACTATTTTTAGGACCCTGAAACTGGGCTCATGAACCTGGAGAGCAACTATGCTATCTGAAATTGACACCCAACTCGAGTCAGCATTCATAGGGAAATGCTGAGTGTGTTCATtcccatggaaaaaaaaaagccccgcTCATAAGAGGGTCAGGAGCATCTAGCCATAAAGAGGCTGCCATCTAGATAGCCATGCCAAGTGACAAGATCTTATCCAAGCAGTCCCAGGTCTCTGTCACCTAAAATGTATCCTCCTAGCCTCTTGAGTTGCACTtctgaaatttgtatttttaactaaGCCAGTAGAATATCACTATTCACAGGGTACCTTTCCCCacaggagaaaatataaaaaggtatGTGAGCTGGAGAAATGAGTTccaaatgatatattaaacacaTATGAGGAGGTTTTCACATCTGAGAGGCTGAAATGCTTCAAAAATCGTTAGATGAGCAATGGTGGATCTTTCCGATTCTTCCCTCCAGAGCCATTTTCTATCCTTTCCAGCCCTGTTCTCTGTCCCAGGAGGCTGACCTGAGTGGACTGCATCAAGGAGTTCCCTTGCCCTCTGACGTCCAGCTAGGTTGCAGCCCATTGTGGGTAGGAGGGGGTACATCAGCAGGACATTAAAAGGAGATCAGAGTATCTATTTCCCTGGCTCCTTCCCTGCTAGATGACTATCCCTACATCCCTTGACCAAAGGCTGTGGTTTCTATCAGAGAGACCTCTCCACGCAACCACTGTCTCTGGATTTTGGTAACCatccctttcctttttcccttcagGCCTAGGGATGGTGATGACTGTTGCCCCAGATTACTGTACTGTCCCTTCTGGGTTTCCCTAAACCCTACCCATACCTTTTTAGATAGTCCCTTTATTAAATTCTCCTCAGTCACCCAGTTTGATTGTGCTATCTGACAATAAACCACCCAAGTTATGGCCTACTACCAGGCAAAAACACTACTTAAAGCATGATCTTGAAGAGTTCTCCATACCCGCCCAGGATGGCCAGGAAGGGTCGCTCTGGGCTCTCCAAGGCCTTGGCAAAGTAGTTCAGCTCCTTCTTCATCAAAAATCCTCCAGCCTTCTCTGGCAGATTTACTCCCACCATGGAGCTAGAAATGAACGAGACATTCAAATGTTAGGTCAATCCCTAGCAATTCTCCCAATTCTAGAGGCCATCTCCTTATCACTGAAAATACTTTCACTTTTGAGATGCCAGGCCACCACGGTTTTCATGCCCAAACTGCAACAAAACACTTAGGTACAAGGTAAGATTTTTGACTAATAATGCAGGGTCAAGGGGAACAAGTGAAAAGCAATGACCTAAGGTAGAATTTAAGATACCCAATTAATAGTCTTCAGGCCAAGGGTTTAACCACAATAAATAATCAGCCAGGTGATGACAACAGGAAAGGATTCCTCAGTTTGCTTCCTACTGACAGCCTAAGATTCCACTCCCACAGCATTCACAAAGGGAGAGCTCTCCACGAAATATCCCAAAGTGAGACAGAGGAACATCTTCCTGAAGCTCAACAAAAAGCTCCACAATTCTcaacatttgcttttatttcctctttagatCGGAGATACTCAACAAGAACCTCAGTGTAATTTGTAGCTCCAATTAGAGATAGAAGCCAAAAAGATCATAATATAATACAGAAATATCCAAAAGCAAGCCAGAGCTTGGGCTGCTCaaataaacagagaaataatGCTCCCAGTTTGACAATGAGCAAAAAACTTTTAGTACCTGTGGGCTCGGTGAGCAGTGCCAAAAGCATCATTGACATAGACATCCCCTAGCTTAGAAAGCGAAGCTCGAAAGGCTTCTATTTTGGCTGGCTCAGCTTTAACctgcagagaaaaacaaacaaaaaaaaaggaaaaacaacaacacaggAAATGTTGATGGCTCCAAAGACAACTGTAAAAGCATTTCATGCCACGAGTCCTCTTCAACACCTCTAAAGACCCTGAGTTGGTAGGATAGCAGTTTTTAAAACTAGCAACAGGATCTGTTCTTTCTTCCTAATATTCCAGGTTTTTGGGTCATTTCTGCATGTTTCTGCTCTCCTCCACCTTCCCTCAAATTGCAAGCCTAAGATTCCTGAACCACAGCTTAACCCCTAATCACATCCCACTGGCCTCTTTCCAGCTCCTAGGACAAGACTCAAATTATCCTTCTCTCTCCTTATCTTGACTCATTTCCTCATTCTAACATATTCTCCTTGTAAAATTTAGGATTATACTTGAGTCAAGCTGCTGGCTACCAAGACCCTTCTGCAAAGGGAAAAAGGCCCTCATACATATTCCTCATCAAAGCAACAAGGGCAGGCTGGAACAGAGAAGGCAGATGGAAACATGACAACAGAAAAGGACCtcagaaacattttatataatagcAAAAGGAGGTAATTCATATAGCTTTCCCTGGAAGTTAGGCATCTGATAAAACAATACACttctacaaaaaagaaagaggaacaaaaactaGAAGTAAAACATAGGGCTTTGAATGTCGGCTCACTATCCAGGGATAATACCCACCATGCTCCCATAGGGGAAAGAAAGCAGGGCAGCAGGATGAACAGAGTCTCCAGTAGGAAATAAAGTGAAGATGCACAGGAAGCCAGATAAGAGGGACATGGCAGGGAAGAGCACAAAACAGATGTTTGTTTCAGTCACTGTCCACTCCCATTCTCCCATTCTCCCATGTACTGAGGAGAAGGAGGCTGCCACAGATAACAGGTGCTTTCCTCTAATGAACCAAAGAATGCAGGGGCACTAATGCTAAAACTGAAGACTGTAGAGCCCCCATAATCtctttacaatggaatataatctgccaCTGGTGACTGCAAGATGATGTGTGTAGTAATGAAAACACTGCCCAAAtggcaggagacctgggttctaggaCCAGGTCTGACGCTAATTTACTGTGTAACCTTTGTCAAGTTGTTCTCTGCCCCTGAAATCTTCCCATCTATTAAAAAGGGAAGATAACCCCTCTATTTAAGAAGAATTGTTTGAGGAAAAATGAGACAAACTGAAAGCTCTTCATGGAAAAGGTACTATAGAAATTAATAGTAATAAGAACCCATTTCTCATTTTTGATCTGCCAATAACTAGAAGGAAGAGAATGCTCCTAAAAAACCAATGCAGGCACACTGGATAAAGGAAAAATTTCATGCCCTCGCTTTGTTTTTATCCACTTTGAACTTATGGCTGGCTCCTGAAATTTCAAGCATGAAAAGCCACTGGACACTAAATGTAAAGTAAACTAActaaaaaagacatagactagcatAGTTGGTTCATCACTTCCTGAATAAAAGGTTTTGCCTCAATTTGCCAGTTGCCTCCTGCCATTTCTAAGCCCAAGCGTATAGCTGGTTGAGTTTCAGTCTAAAAGGGCACCAAATTTTAGGTCAGCATTTGACTCATACTACTCTAGCAAGACCATGCCAAAGGCAAGATAAGGCAAGACCAGAACCTGCAGTGCtaagaaaagaaagcaggcaCTGCTTGAAAGCAGGCACTGCAATGACCTTAAGAAATGTCAGAAGTACAACAGGAGCTTGAGACGCTAGCCTCAGAGCATCTTGTTCCACAAGATACTAAAGACCTTAAGAGTGGAAAGTACTTAAAGGGTGCTTTCAGCTTCCCTTCTACCAATAGGCAAATTCTAAATCAtcctcaaagagccagctttatCATTTAATATTTGAATTCTGGTTGTCGTTCACAGTAATCTATTTTGTGGGTTATCTGtggttgcctttttaaaaaattttcggTTTTTTCCCTATGGTTGCTTTTGCACAACAATGTCAGAGCTGAATAGTTCCAACAGAGACCATATAAGGTTGTGGCTGACTGTatggtccacaaagcctaaaatatttattgtctggccctttacagaaagtttgctgaTCTAATGGACTGAGCTCTATATAAGGCCCAGCAACAGTACCACTACCTCTAACTTTAATCAAATGACTGCCTTTCTGAGACCTaggttttttttgaaaatatgatgATATCTGTACTTCCTTaagaagaaattcaaagaaaGATGCTTTACACTTCTTAAGAAAAATGTCTTAAACCCAAGGCAGTATCATCATGACCATCATTTACCCAACTACAATCAAATGTCCCAAATAGTCCCTTTCCACTTGACTTAGGAAAGTACTTTTTCTGCTCACATGATTCTTTTATAAGAAAATCCCAATGATATCAAATTTAATTTAGTGTGTTAAAAGTATCAAGCTCAAGCTTTAAGTTAATTCCCcttccaaataaaaatacagattgtCCTTCTATAACACACCAGGGCCTGTTGCTTAGAAAAACAGTTCCAGCCTtgacaaacaaaaaatctaaaactGGCTCTCCTGGAGGAACACCTGGTGTATCATGGATACTCACCACCATGCCCCCAGCCAACAACCACCTGTGAATGTCTGCTCTCAGCACTTGGCAATCACAGCCTCCCCCTTTGATAGGATATTATCCCGTACTATTAGAAAAAACAATCTTCATGTATCACAGGCCAGGTGTGTAACAAAGGGACAATTAGAAGCAGCATGTTCACCAAATCCTCATACACCCAAATGGTGTTCACGTATTTTTCCAATGTATTTCAAAACCACTTGAGCATGATGAGGAGGGCTTCTGGGATGCTGACAATATCCTATTCTCTGACCTAGGTGGTGATTACACAGGTGTGCTTACTTTGTGATAATTCATCAAGCTGTGCCATTTGTGCATTTTTAATCGTATGCTGTACTTCAACAAAAAGCTGTCAAAATAAACATAAGCTTCCTCTACTCTTCAATCACAGTCTCTTATACACTCAGCCCTCCTCACCCTCACTAATGTCAAAATCACAGGTCCTACCTTGTTCCCAGAAGcatcttttcccttcccttcttcctccacaTGAAAGCGAAGGTTCTCCAGCAAGATGACAGACCCAGCAGCTGGGTCAGCACAAGCTTTCTCCACTTCTGGGCCCACGCAGTCCTTCAAGAACAAAACATCCCTGGGGAGAGCACAACATGGAAAACACTTGAGCAGTCAGAAAGTTAAGAACCAATAACAACATGCTTGACAACATCTGTCACAGAGTCCACCAGCACCAGAGCCTGAAACGTACTTGCCCAGCAGAGATTTGAGTTCTACAGCAACTGGCTGCAAGGAGTACTTGTCAGGCATGGGGACACCATCAGGCCGGCCCAGGTGGCTCATAAGAACAACTGACTTGGCTCCATTGTCCAAGCAGAATTTGATGCTTGGAACGGCAGCCTTGATCCTGCAACCAAAAAGAGACAACAGGTAGAGTAAGGTTACTCCTAAGAATTAGTGGTAACTATTCTATTCATGGCCTCATAAAACATAAAGCCCCCTTTCTTCTCCAAATTCCTTCAAATCTACTGTCAACAACTCAGCGATGGTCCTCAGGTCCATGTGCAGAGGAATAAGTTAATTAGGATGTCAACCCTCCCCCTAGGATTATACAATCTCATCATGTTTTGCCCCttgtgcagaaaagagttaataTAGCAGGACTGAAGCTGTTATCTTCAGAAGGACCTGCTTGCAAGGTTGGCCCTTGGCTGGTATCTGGGAACTTGGCTTTTGAAGTGGTCCCTCAGTTCTCTGACAAGGGCTGCTCACAGTTCCTAGACTGTCCGTACAAACAAGGTGATTTACGCTCAACACTTGCTTCCCTCTAGGAGGAATTCTGGTAGTTGCTGGGCAGAGGGTGCCTATGTGATCAGCTGCCAGTAAAAATCTTGGGAGCTGAGTCTCTAAAGGGCTTCTC
This window harbors:
- the PGK1 gene encoding phosphoglycerate kinase 1, with the protein product MSLSNKLTLDKMDVKGKRVIMRVDFNVPMKNNQITNNQRIKAAVPSIKFCLDNGAKSVVLMSHLGRPDGVPMPDKYSLQPVAVELKSLLGKDVLFLKDCVGPEVEKACADPAAGSVILLENLRFHVEEEGKGKDASGNKVKAEPAKIEAFRASLSKLGDVYVNDAFGTAHRAHSSMVGVNLPEKAGGFLMKKELNYFAKALESPERPFLAILGGAKVADKIQLISNMLDKVNEMIIGGGMAFTFLKVLNNMEIGTSLFDEEGSKIVKDLISKAEKNGVKITLPVDFVTADKFDENAKTGQATVASGIPAGWMGLDCGPESSKKYAEAVARAKQIVWNGPVGVFEWEAFARGTKALMDEVVKATSRGCITIIGGGDTATCCAKWNTEDKVSHVSTGGGASLELLEGKVLPGVEALSSV